In the Candidatus Palauibacter scopulicola genome, one interval contains:
- a CDS encoding type II toxin-antitoxin system VapC family toxin has protein sequence MRSLVVDCSTAIAWTMLDESSTLADAALERLRAWGGVAPQIWWAELRNALLAAERRGRVPPAGTDAALAALDDLPIVLDRTPSGAMVLRIAREHDLTVYDAMYLELALRLNCPLATLDRKLAMAAAEAGGTVFSADA, from the coding sequence ATGAGATCGCTTGTCGTCGACTGCTCCACCGCAATCGCCTGGACGATGCTGGACGAATCGTCTACCCTGGCTGACGCGGCGCTGGAACGGCTGAGGGCCTGGGGCGGCGTGGCGCCGCAGATCTGGTGGGCGGAGCTGCGCAACGCTCTTCTCGCGGCCGAGAGGCGGGGCCGCGTTCCGCCTGCGGGCACGGATGCGGCGCTCGCGGCGCTTGACGACCTTCCCATCGTGCTGGACCGCACGCCGAGTGGAGCCATGGTTCTCCGGATCGCACGGGAGCACGACCTGACCGTCTACGACGCGATGTACCTGGAATTGGCGCTACGGCTGAACTGTCCCCTTGCGACGCTGGATCGAAAGCTCGCGATGGCCGCGGCGGAGGCCGGGGGCACGGTGTTCAGCGCGGACGCCTGA
- a CDS encoding thioesterase family protein — MASEFVYTRRVEFADTDTANLIHFTALLKFMEEAEHALYRSFGLVGFRWSEDSVFGMPRVSVSCDYLGAVRYGDEVEVRLRVREVRRKAIRYSAEFTVDRSGEGEVVARSDWTVVCARREHGSRDWRGIEIPPLLKKRLQTMSALPESNIPGR; from the coding sequence ATGGCTTCCGAGTTCGTCTACACGCGGCGCGTGGAGTTCGCGGATACGGACACCGCGAACCTCATCCATTTCACGGCGCTCCTGAAGTTCATGGAGGAGGCCGAGCACGCGCTCTACCGCTCGTTCGGCCTCGTCGGCTTCCGCTGGAGCGAGGATTCCGTGTTCGGGATGCCGCGCGTCTCCGTCTCGTGCGATTACCTGGGCGCCGTCCGTTACGGCGACGAGGTCGAAGTGAGACTTCGGGTGCGTGAGGTGCGCCGCAAGGCGATCCGCTACTCCGCTGAGTTCACGGTCGACCGCTCCGGGGAGGGGGAAGTCGTCGCCCGCAGCGACTGGACCGTCGTCTGCGCCCGCCGCGAGCACGGCAGCCGCGACTGGCGGGGGATCGAGATCCCGCCGCTGCTCAAGAAGCGCCTCCAGACGATGTCCGCCCTCCCCGAATCCAACATCCCAGGACGGTAA
- a CDS encoding RidA family protein, translating into MTRKQLPAKALALAAVLTLLGTALVPATPLAAQEHAEMAEMMHSVEYLGGRPNSPFSEAVRVGNVLYLAGKLGTVPGEGLVEGGIIPETQQTMRNIEDALERYGSSLDEVVKCTVFLADIADFGDMSRTYMEFFPNDRPARSALAVGGLVLNARVEIECIATVGLPGGDDGDGGS; encoded by the coding sequence ATGACCAGGAAACAGCTTCCCGCCAAGGCTCTCGCGCTCGCCGCGGTTCTTACGCTGCTCGGGACGGCCCTCGTGCCCGCGACGCCGCTCGCCGCGCAGGAACACGCCGAGATGGCCGAGATGATGCACTCCGTCGAGTACCTGGGCGGACGGCCCAACTCCCCGTTCTCCGAGGCCGTGCGGGTGGGGAACGTCCTCTACCTGGCCGGCAAGCTCGGCACCGTGCCCGGCGAGGGGCTGGTCGAGGGCGGGATCATCCCCGAGACGCAGCAGACGATGCGCAACATCGAGGACGCCCTCGAGCGCTACGGCTCGTCGCTGGACGAGGTCGTGAAGTGCACGGTCTTCCTGGCCGACATCGCGGATTTCGGAGACATGAGCCGCACGTACATGGAATTCTTCCCCAACGACCGGCCGGCGCGCAGCGCGCTGGCGGTGGGCGGCCTGGTGCTGAACGCGCGCGTCGAGATCGAGTGCATCGCCACCGTCGGCCTCCCCGGCGGCGACGACGGGGACGGCGGCTCATAG
- a CDS encoding 6-bladed beta-propeller: MRTAFPGPGGIAQSQPMMRGLLLGYALALGVAPVSGQVSGRIPEWTLERGVTIGSVDDPVYGLSRVGGVVADAEHVFVLQPQDGTVRVFSRAGEFVRDLGRRGEGPGELMRPNRMGWHGSRLWVTDPMSRRLTFFDVATGEAETIQYRADVPGSIQRWIPFAVLANGQVVASAEVTTAPGGLMAASEVPFIVTELDGALRDTLARQSIVGLIRKITAGMASGQSWVVSPIQDQDLITFAPDGSSGVVVKRRSWDGGTAPAEFEVTRIDLHGDTVYRRSFEYEPRPVPPDFFDDQIASSIDRPSINNRRAHARALREFYEQHRYFPPVASVVLGNDGTTWLAGLREEDGEREWLVLDGSGSVIGRLRPPGGIWFADLTECWVVERDAFDIPYVVRYDIVRQPPP; encoded by the coding sequence ATGCGAACCGCCTTCCCGGGACCTGGAGGGATTGCCCAAAGTCAACCGATGATGAGGGGTCTACTTCTCGGATACGCGCTGGCGCTTGGTGTCGCTCCGGTATCCGGCCAGGTCTCGGGCCGGATACCGGAGTGGACGCTGGAGCGTGGCGTAACGATCGGGAGTGTTGACGATCCGGTTTATGGACTGTCACGGGTCGGCGGGGTTGTCGCAGATGCCGAGCATGTATTCGTGCTGCAGCCGCAGGACGGCACGGTGCGGGTTTTTTCGCGCGCCGGGGAATTCGTTCGCGACCTCGGCCGTCGAGGGGAGGGGCCCGGCGAGTTAATGCGGCCGAACCGGATGGGGTGGCATGGATCGCGACTTTGGGTCACGGATCCGATGTCGCGGCGGCTTACGTTCTTCGACGTAGCGACCGGCGAAGCGGAAACGATCCAGTACCGGGCCGACGTCCCGGGATCGATTCAGCGATGGATCCCGTTCGCCGTACTCGCCAACGGCCAGGTTGTCGCATCTGCCGAAGTCACGACGGCCCCCGGGGGCCTGATGGCGGCTTCGGAAGTCCCCTTCATCGTCACGGAGCTCGATGGGGCCCTGCGCGACACGCTAGCTCGACAATCGATTGTCGGCCTCATCCGCAAGATCACCGCCGGGATGGCTAGTGGCCAGTCATGGGTCGTTTCGCCGATTCAGGACCAGGACTTGATAACCTTCGCTCCGGACGGATCGAGCGGCGTTGTGGTGAAGCGTCGGAGCTGGGACGGGGGCACGGCCCCCGCGGAGTTCGAAGTTACGAGAATCGACCTTCACGGCGACACCGTGTACCGGCGAAGCTTCGAATATGAGCCCCGCCCCGTGCCACCGGACTTCTTTGATGACCAGATCGCCAGCTCCATAGATAGGCCAAGCATCAACAATCGGAGAGCCCACGCCCGCGCCCTGCGCGAGTTCTACGAGCAACACCGCTACTTTCCCCCCGTGGCGTCTGTCGTGCTGGGTAACGACGGAACCACCTGGCTGGCAGGATTGAGAGAAGAGGACGGTGAGCGCGAGTGGCTGGTGCTCGATGGCTCGGGATCGGTCATCGGCCGGCTTCGACCTCCCGGTGGAATCTGGTTCGCGGATCTGACGGAGTGCTGGGTCGTGGAAAGGGATGCCTTCGACATCCCGTATGTGGTTCGGTACGACATTGTGCGGCAACCCCCGCCCTAG